The genomic stretch CAGGCACCGTCGCGGGGTGGAGCAGTGGCAGCTCGTCGGGCTCATAACCCGAAGGTCGGTGGTTCGAATCCACCCCCCGCTACCAAGAAAGCGACATGAAAAGGCCCCTGATCAGATAGACGGGGGCCTTTTCCTTTGGTGATTAGGTAAGGTTTGGCACAAAATCGCAGAGGTACTGAACTAACCGAGGGAAGATGTCCTCCTGGCGATGATTGTAGCGGAACTCCAGTTCCTTGAGGTACAAAGGGAAGCGTTGGGGAGACACCCCATGATGCTTG from Dehalococcoidia bacterium encodes the following:
- a CDS encoding DDE transposase, with the protein product KHHGVSPQRFPLYLKELEFRYNHRQEDIFPRLVQYLCDFVPNLT